The Oceanidesulfovibrio indonesiensis DNA segment AGCATTCATCCATCAGAACTTTGATTTGCTTGAAATTCATGCGAGCGAATCTCCAGAAGATCGTAGGACTGTTCGTATCGTTTTTAGCTAGTGGATGTGTGGCGGCAATGTCAACTGTCTGAAGCTAAATCCCGTAATATTCGCGGAACCATGAAACAAAGTTCGCAACGCCGACCGACAAATCGGTATGCGGACGAAATCCGACATGTGCATGCAGATCCTCAATGTCGGCGTAAGTTTCAGGGACATCGCCGGGCTGCAGAGGCAAATAATTTTTGAATGCTTGCATGCCAAGCGCCTCTTCGATAGTGGCGATGAAATCTTCCAGCGTTACGCTGTTGTTGTTGCCGATATTGAACACACGAAACGGGGCTGGACTGGAAGAAGGATCCGGATGATGACCGCTCCATTCGGGATTTGGTGCGGCCGGTTTCTTCGTTACGCGGGCCACTCCTTCGACAATGTCATCGATATACGTAAAATCGCGGCGCATCTGTCCGTGGTTAAACACGTCGATGGGCTCGCCGCGGATGATCTTGTCTGTGAAAAGGAATATGGCCATGTCAGGCCGGCCCCAGGGGCCATAGACAGTAAAAAAGCGTAAGCCCGTGGCGGGGATGCCGTACAGGTAGCTATATGTGTGGGCCATCAATTCGTTGGATTTTTTGGAAGCAGCATACAGGCTGATCGGATGGTCCACGTTGTGGTGCACGCTGTAAGGCATGAGGGTGTTCAAGCCATAGACCGAGCTCGATGATGCGAACACAAGGTGTTCAAGGTCCGCGGAGTGGCGACAACCTTCCAAAATGAAGAAAAAGCCGTCCAGATTGGAGCGGACATAGTCTTCCGGATGAGTGATGCTGTGCCGTACACCGGCCTGCGCGGCAAGGTGGATGACATGGGTGAACGAAAATTCTCGAAAAAGAGCGGAAACGGCTGCGCCGTCGGCAAGGTCAAGCTTGCGAAACGTGAATGCATCGTAGTGCGCAAGTCTGTCCAGCCGGGACTGTTTAAGCGAGACGTCATAATAATCATTGAGGTTGTCAAGGCCGACGACCTCAGCCCCTCCGCGGAGAAAGTACTCGCACACATGATATCCGATGAAGCCGGCAGCACCGGTTACGAGAACGCGCATGGCAAATCCTTTAAGGAAAAAGGTAAACAACGACAGAAAAAGTCAGTGGTTCCACATTCAGTAGAAGAAAATCGGAAAGAAAGAAATATTATTACGGCGAATAAACAATGGTTCCATAGTCAAATAATGAAGCCGGCCAAGGCGGCCTGAGCAAATGCTGCGTCAATATCAAAAGGTAAACTTGGCGTCCAAAGCAATACAGAGGGCGGCTTAGTGTGCGTCAAAGCCGCCCTGAATAATAAGAACAAGCCGCCTACCCGGATTTTTTGGCAAGTCCTAACAGGTCGAGCGGAAGCGGAATGAGCGTGGTTGTGGTTTCCGAGCTCATCTCGACAAGGGTCTGCAGGTAACGCAGCTGCAAAGCTTGCGGATGGACCGAGATGATTTCAGCTGCCTCGGAAAGCCGCTTGGCAGCCTGGAACTCACCTTCGGCATTGATGACCTTGGCGCGGCGGTCACGTTCGGCCACGGCCTGACGCGCCATGGCTCGCTGCATCTCCTGCGGCAGGTCGATATGCTTGACCTCCACGCTGATGACTTTGATGCCCCAGGGATCTGTCTGTTGATCGAGAATAGACTGTATCTCATCATTAATCTTTTCTCGATGGGCAAGAATCGTATCGAGTTCTACGCCGCCGCAAACGGAACGCAGAGTCGTTTGGGCCAGCTGAGACGTGGCGTACAAGTATTCTTCGACCTCAACAACAGCATTTACAGGTTCCACAACACGAAAATAAACGACGGCATTCACTTTGACGGAGACGTTATCAAACGTGATGACGTCCTGGTGCGGCACATCCAGAGTGTGCACACGTAAACTGATTTTCGTCATACGATCGATAATGGGAATTAGTATGATGAGGCCAGGCCCCTTGGCTCCAATAACGCGACCAAGCCGGAACACGACGCCGCGTTCATACTCTCTGAGCACTTTGATTGCGGAAGCGAAAAACAGGACAACGATGACAATGACAATGCCGAAGCCGGAAAATGGCATGGTAAGCTCCTGTGGCTACGGTTCTACAGTGAGTGTGAGACCCTCGACACGAACGATGCGAACGGTATCGCCGGGCGAAGGTTGCATGGGTGTTGGCGATACGGCGTTCCAAACTTCTCCGCGCAAGAAAACCCGTCCATGCGTTCCAGACCATGTTCGTACAGTGGCCGGCGCGCCGATGATGGCCTCTTGACCCTGAGTAGGTTTTCGCAACTGCGCCTTGCTGACGAGGTAGAGTACAGCGGTAACGAAGACAGCCAAGGTAATGACGGTTGCCAGTATCGAGGATAAGGGGAGCACGAGGCCGGTTCCCTCCCGGTACAGGATCGTAGATCCGATAAAGAGGCTGAGTAAAGCGGCTATGCTGAGTAAACCGTAACTGGTGATAAAAATTTCCAGAATGAGCAGGACAAGTGAAAAAAGGATAAGCAGAATGCCGGCCGCATTCGTAGGCAGCACAGAAAGGGCGTACAACGCCAGCAACAGACACAGAGCGCCGGCAACGCCGGGAAAGATAGAGCCGGGGTGGGATACTTCGAAGAACAATCCGGCAATGCCGCCAAGAAACAGAAAGTAGGCGATCTGGGGATGCAGCAGCCATGAAAGAAAATCGTAGCGAAAGCCGGGTT contains these protein-coding regions:
- a CDS encoding NfeD family protein, giving the protein MAQDKHAVNVLYVELDGGISPIQVDLLELSIQEAAQRGFDMILLRLDTPGGLVESTRGIVKEMLNSPMPVLVWVGPSGARAASAGVFIVAASDVAAMSPQTTIGAASPVTMGGGDVNGTMERKVKNDILSLLRSLASRKDRNIEWYAKAVEEADSITASEAVMSGVVEMLAEDPEDFLQQAGARGVPTSEGVLRFSLDNVNLVPYEPGFRYDFLSWLLHPQIAYFLFLGGIAGLFFEVSHPGSIFPGVAGALCLLLALYALSVLPTNAAGILLILFSLVLLILEIFITSYGLLSIAALLSLFIGSTILYREGTGLVLPLSSILATVITLAVFVTAVLYLVSKAQLRKPTQGQEAIIGAPATVRTWSGTHGRVFLRGEVWNAVSPTPMQPSPGDTVRIVRVEGLTLTVEP
- a CDS encoding slipin family protein — protein: MPFSGFGIVIVIVVLFFASAIKVLREYERGVVFRLGRVIGAKGPGLIILIPIIDRMTKISLRVHTLDVPHQDVITFDNVSVKVNAVVYFRVVEPVNAVVEVEEYLYATSQLAQTTLRSVCGGVELDTILAHREKINDEIQSILDQQTDPWGIKVISVEVKHIDLPQEMQRAMARQAVAERDRRAKVINAEGEFQAAKRLSEAAEIISVHPQALQLRYLQTLVEMSSETTTTLIPLPLDLLGLAKKSG
- a CDS encoding NAD-dependent epimerase gives rise to the protein MRVLVTGAAGFIGYHVCEYFLRGGAEVVGLDNLNDYYDVSLKQSRLDRLAHYDAFTFRKLDLADGAAVSALFREFSFTHVIHLAAQAGVRHSITHPEDYVRSNLDGFFFILEGCRHSADLEHLVFASSSSVYGLNTLMPYSVHHNVDHPISLYAASKKSNELMAHTYSYLYGIPATGLRFFTVYGPWGRPDMAIFLFTDKIIRGEPIDVFNHGQMRRDFTYIDDIVEGVARVTKKPAAPNPEWSGHHPDPSSSPAPFRVFNIGNNNSVTLEDFIATIEEALGMQAFKNYLPLQPGDVPETYADIEDLHAHVGFRPHTDLSVGVANFVSWFREYYGI